A single region of the Acidobacteriota bacterium genome encodes:
- a CDS encoding type II secretion system F family protein → MPLLIALILLINIAIIFFLVRRSKKPSIKKLEVKDLAGQIQKSLFDVFIEVPITRIRLLILMSYFTPPLILIILGILFHFKSWQFIVLMPFALIIGFKIPKRYIKRKLKKRIETIDNQLLDTLTMLAGALKAGLSLTQALEMAVEDLQPPIRDEIDQILKLNRLGEPLDEALQKLAKRVPTENIEILVTSITTLLETGGNLAETFDTIAKTIDDRAKVQGKIKSMTTQGEYQGLIAALTPIIFIAVIYYINPAIARGLLATWMGWIVLGIALSLDALGYFFIKKIVKIKV, encoded by the coding sequence ATGCCCCTTTTGATTGCATTAATTTTACTGATAAATATAGCAATAATATTTTTCTTAGTTAGGAGATCTAAAAAACCCTCTATCAAAAAATTGGAAGTCAAAGATTTAGCAGGCCAGATCCAGAAAAGCCTTTTCGATGTGTTCATAGAAGTTCCAATAACAAGAATCAGATTACTGATTTTAATGTCTTATTTTACTCCTCCTTTAATTTTAATAATCTTAGGAATACTCTTTCATTTCAAATCATGGCAATTTATTGTTTTAATGCCTTTTGCCCTCATAATTGGATTTAAAATCCCTAAAAGATACATAAAAAGAAAATTAAAAAAGCGAATTGAGACAATTGATAATCAACTTTTAGACACACTTACAATGTTAGCAGGGGCTCTTAAAGCTGGATTATCTCTAACCCAAGCATTAGAGATGGCAGTAGAAGATTTACAACCTCCCATAAGGGATGAAATAGACCAGATATTGAAATTAAACAGACTCGGAGAGCCCTTGGATGAAGCTTTGCAGAAATTGGCAAAAAGAGTTCCAACCGAAAACATCGAAATTCTTGTAACGAGTATTACAACTCTTTTGGAAACAGGAGGAAATTTAGCTGAAACTTTTGACACAATTGCAAAAACAATCGATGATAGGGCTAAGGTCCAGGGGAAAATAAAATCTATGACAACTCAGGGTGAATATCAAGGTCTGATAGCAGCTTTAACTCCAATAATATTTATCGCTGTTATCTATTACATAAACCCTGCAATAGCAAGAGGACTTCTAGCCACCTGGATGGGATGGATTGTTCTTGGAATAGCATTGTCACTGGATGCTCTTGGATATTTCTTCATAAAGAAAATTGTAAAGATTAAAGTGTAG
- a CDS encoding ATPase, T2SS/T4P/T4SS family, producing MPEVSKKAGIITFFGAKGGVGKSVIASNLAIDLIIETKKPVLLLDMNLSFGGDLAQILNVKDGLSITQILSKNLSLNAELIKSHFGKIPQGLYFLPANMDDFSSNEILKPERIQSIIEFCSNYFNYIVIDAGNFLSNEVISVLDESHLILITLQPDLLSLNQTQRTLSTLQKLQYSMNNIHLLLNCNGMNPAVTPTIISNLLKKEFLAVFSYEPALVANSVNKKEPFVLKDPNSTLTREIDNLMLKIIGQPGTKYGEGILPKLIQTFQKKKTDLSQTGAFSIQVPIRDEAERFKQASSVRLKIHQKLVEECSKMKINLDFEGDTDKKSQLVSQISMIISNIIDSEKMSFPSRQERQNFINEIVDEALGLGPLEILLRDPEVDEIMVTDPDTVYTERKGKIELTKYKFSSEKHLMGVIKRIMAPLGRRIDDSSPYQDARLKDGSRVHAIIPPLALRGPTLTIRKFKTKKLTSEELIKLGSTSKEIMEFLKICVQTRKNIIISGGTGSGKTTLLNILSSNIFPDERIVTIEDAAELQLPQEHVVRLEARPPNIEGKGEVTIRDLVRNSLRMRPDRIVVGECRGGEALDMLQAMNTGHDGSLTTIHANSPRDALKRIETLVLFAGLDLPVKAIREQIASAINIIVQISRFSDGSRKITNITEITGIQTETLTTQDIFIFKQTGIGPNGKILGRFEPTGLIPRFIDDLQRIGITLSREIFLKSST from the coding sequence ATGCCTGAAGTTTCAAAAAAAGCTGGAATAATAACCTTCTTTGGCGCTAAAGGAGGTGTAGGAAAGTCAGTAATCGCATCAAATTTAGCAATAGATTTAATCATTGAAACAAAAAAGCCAGTTTTATTGTTAGACATGAACCTTTCGTTTGGGGGAGATTTAGCCCAGATTCTTAACGTAAAAGATGGATTATCAATAACCCAGATATTATCAAAAAACCTTTCTCTAAACGCAGAATTGATTAAAAGCCATTTTGGCAAAATCCCTCAGGGTCTTTATTTTCTTCCTGCAAACATGGATGATTTTTCATCCAATGAAATTCTCAAACCAGAAAGAATTCAGAGTATAATTGAATTCTGCTCTAATTATTTTAATTACATTGTGATAGATGCAGGAAATTTTCTTTCCAATGAAGTTATTTCAGTGCTGGATGAGTCCCATCTTATTTTAATTACTTTACAACCTGACCTTCTTTCTCTAAATCAAACCCAAAGAACGCTTTCGACCCTGCAAAAGCTTCAATATTCAATGAATAACATTCACCTCCTTTTAAATTGCAATGGAATGAACCCAGCAGTTACCCCGACGATTATTTCCAACCTTCTAAAAAAAGAATTTCTTGCTGTTTTTTCTTATGAACCGGCACTGGTAGCAAACTCTGTAAACAAGAAGGAACCCTTTGTTTTAAAAGATCCAAATTCTACTCTTACAAGAGAAATCGATAATCTGATGTTAAAAATCATCGGTCAGCCTGGAACAAAGTATGGAGAAGGAATACTTCCGAAGCTAATTCAAACTTTTCAGAAGAAAAAAACAGACTTATCTCAAACTGGAGCTTTTTCAATTCAAGTTCCAATCAGAGACGAAGCTGAGAGATTCAAGCAGGCTTCAAGTGTTAGATTAAAAATACATCAAAAACTTGTGGAAGAATGCTCAAAAATGAAAATAAACCTTGATTTTGAAGGTGATACTGATAAAAAATCCCAGCTTGTCTCCCAGATAAGCATGATAATTTCAAATATAATCGACAGCGAGAAAATGAGCTTTCCATCAAGACAGGAAAGACAAAACTTTATAAACGAAATTGTCGACGAAGCTTTAGGGCTTGGCCCTTTGGAGATACTGCTGAGAGACCCTGAAGTCGATGAAATTATGGTAACTGACCCTGACACAGTTTACACTGAAAGAAAAGGAAAGATTGAACTAACAAAATATAAGTTTTCATCCGAAAAGCACCTGATGGGAGTTATTAAGAGAATTATGGCTCCGTTAGGAAGAAGAATTGACGACTCCTCCCCATATCAGGATGCAAGACTGAAAGATGGCTCAAGAGTTCATGCAATAATTCCTCCCTTGGCGCTCAGAGGCCCAACTCTTACCATAAGAAAATTCAAAACAAAGAAACTGACATCAGAAGAATTGATAAAACTTGGCTCCACATCTAAAGAAATAATGGAATTTTTAAAAATCTGTGTCCAGACAAGAAAGAATATAATAATTTCAGGAGGAACTGGGTCTGGAAAAACAACCCTTCTCAATATCCTTTCATCAAACATATTTCCTGATGAAAGAATAGTAACGATTGAGGATGCTGCAGAACTCCAGCTTCCCCAGGAGCATGTCGTTAGATTAGAGGCAAGACCACCTAACATTGAAGGAAAAGGAGAAGTTACAATAAGAGACCTTGTGAGAAATTCCCTTCGAATGAGACCTGACAGAATTGTTGTGGGAGAATGTAGAGGAGGAGAAGCTTTGGATATGCTCCAGGCAATGAATACAGGTCATGATGGCTCTCTTACAACCATTCATGCTAACTCTCCCAGGGATGCTCTAAAAAGAATTGAAACACTTGTATTATTTGCAGGACTTGATTTACCCGTAAAAGCAATAAGAGAACAGATTGCATCAGCAATCAATATCATCGTCCAGATAAGCAGATTCTCGGATGGAAGTAGAAAAATCACCAATATAACAGAGATTACAGGAATTCAAACAGAAACATTAACAACTCAGGACATTTTTATTTTCAAACAAACAGGAATTGGTCCAAATGGAAAAATCCTCGGAAGGTTTGAACCAACAGGATTGATACCCAGATTCATAGATGATTTGCAGAGAATTGGAATAACTCTTTCAAGAGAGATATTCTTAAAAAGCTCTACATAG
- a CDS encoding pilus assembly protein N-terminal domain-containing protein, whose amino-acid sequence MKKNWRKYLYFLLALTIIISQKYFSQGTGENVQFLIITQNQSKEVTPGFLIGKVILGNPEICDFRVTKERKSILLTSKSLGTTNLIIYDQLGENKIEYQIKVVEDIKSIKTDLERLFKDVEGLKVSEERGKIMLEGNLFNVDDYLFVIKNIEGNPNIINRLKIDPDALQKLADKIVKDIGVEEVKGRVIRDKIFLEGDVATETELRKADIIANTYAPGMIVNAIVVNEKKIGFAESPHVHISTQIISLTESAASQLGIRWLETGYVGIQPSEIQIPKPGKITGIITGLLPKIDLLISEGEAQSLANATMVTKSGYPAHQNMGGGEYPVRVAQPGGIISIEYKEYGFIVDASPVVNRENNMVDVGIKAEIIALGTAAGDIPVFLKNEVNSSVTVPSGDSIILAGLLSENLRKQVQGLPGLGQIPILKTFFASTARAREKMEVYIALTPTVLQAGKGSEQDKKNLEELKKKLGIKEVIKKN is encoded by the coding sequence ATGAAAAAAAATTGGAGAAAATATCTTTACTTCCTTTTAGCTTTAACAATAATAATTTCCCAAAAATATTTTTCCCAGGGTACTGGAGAAAATGTCCAATTTCTAATAATAACTCAGAATCAGAGCAAGGAAGTTACTCCAGGATTTTTAATTGGAAAAGTTATCCTTGGAAACCCTGAAATCTGTGATTTTAGGGTAACAAAAGAAAGAAAATCCATATTACTTACAAGTAAATCACTCGGCACAACCAACTTGATCATTTATGACCAGCTCGGTGAAAACAAAATTGAATATCAGATTAAAGTTGTTGAAGATATAAAATCAATCAAGACTGACCTTGAAAGGCTATTCAAGGATGTAGAAGGACTAAAAGTTAGCGAAGAACGGGGTAAGATTATGCTTGAAGGAAACCTTTTCAATGTTGATGACTATCTGTTTGTGATAAAGAATATAGAAGGCAATCCAAATATTATAAACAGATTAAAGATTGACCCTGATGCTCTCCAGAAATTGGCGGATAAAATTGTTAAAGATATAGGGGTAGAAGAGGTAAAAGGAAGAGTAATCAGAGACAAAATCTTCCTTGAAGGCGATGTGGCAACAGAAACCGAGTTAAGAAAAGCAGATATAATCGCAAATACATATGCACCTGGAATGATAGTGAACGCTATAGTTGTAAACGAGAAAAAAATTGGCTTTGCTGAATCTCCCCATGTCCATATCTCAACCCAGATAATCTCTCTTACAGAATCTGCTGCATCTCAATTAGGAATAAGATGGCTTGAAACCGGCTATGTTGGAATTCAGCCCTCAGAAATTCAGATCCCAAAACCAGGAAAAATCACAGGGATTATAACAGGGCTTCTTCCAAAAATAGACCTGCTTATCTCAGAGGGAGAAGCACAGAGTCTTGCAAATGCAACTATGGTAACAAAAAGTGGATACCCGGCTCATCAGAATATGGGTGGCGGAGAATATCCCGTAAGAGTTGCACAGCCAGGTGGAATTATCAGCATTGAATACAAAGAATATGGATTCATAGTGGATGCAAGTCCTGTAGTTAACAGGGAAAACAACATGGTTGACGTTGGGATAAAAGCGGAGATAATTGCACTCGGAACCGCAGCAGGAGATATCCCTGTATTTTTAAAGAATGAGGTAAATTCCAGTGTTACTGTCCCTTCTGGTGACTCTATAATACTGGCTGGACTACTTAGTGAAAATCTCAGGAAACAGGTCCAGGGGCTTCCTGGTTTAGGCCAGATACCAATACTTAAAACCTTTTTTGCTTCAACTGCAAGAGCCCGAGAGAAAATGGAAGTCTACATCGCTCTTACACCAACTGTCCTTCAGGCTGGAAAAGGCTCAGAACAGGATAAGAAAAATCTTGAAGAGTTAAAGAAAAAATTGGGTATAAAAGAAGTTATCAAAAAGAATTAG
- the cpaB gene encoding Flp pilus assembly protein CpaB: protein MPRRTAIIIAVVVSLLSLILILIILSASKGIERGPVTHVVIAKKDILAKTIIEFDMVEIRNIPQAFKQPSALVDPKDAIGKVALVPIVKDSQILATNIDTLEKAGLDFTVKTGMRAVTISVDEIRSVAGQINPGSKVDIFGTFEYAEGEKSPALGVFTKLLLADVEIIAVETKKGRLTLEDLLTEEQIQRMQAEGKTSAIGGMKAEITQEKYPSNVTLLTKIEDAQMLIEAQTIGRITLILRNPSDKLPMPPLEEFHASKILGTKKYVRSPAAMWEEIRAGRTAFER from the coding sequence ATGCCAAGGAGAACAGCTATAATTATTGCAGTAGTTGTTTCACTTCTTTCTTTAATTTTAATACTTATTATCCTGTCAGCTTCAAAAGGAATCGAGAGAGGACCTGTCACTCATGTAGTGATCGCAAAAAAAGATATTTTAGCAAAAACCATAATTGAATTTGATATGGTTGAAATTAGAAATATTCCCCAGGCATTCAAACAACCTTCAGCTTTGGTAGACCCTAAAGATGCAATAGGAAAAGTTGCACTCGTTCCAATAGTAAAAGATTCTCAAATCTTAGCAACAAACATAGACACTTTAGAGAAAGCGGGACTCGATTTCACCGTAAAGACAGGGATGAGAGCAGTAACTATTTCAGTGGACGAGATTCGTTCTGTAGCAGGACAGATTAATCCTGGTTCTAAAGTAGACATTTTCGGCACTTTTGAATACGCTGAAGGTGAAAAGTCGCCTGCTCTTGGTGTTTTTACAAAGCTCCTCTTAGCTGATGTTGAAATAATTGCTGTTGAGACAAAAAAAGGAAGACTCACGCTTGAAGACCTCCTCACAGAAGAACAGATTCAAAGGATGCAGGCAGAGGGAAAAACATCTGCAATCGGAGGGATGAAAGCAGAAATAACCCAAGAAAAATATCCAAGCAATGTGACTCTTCTTACAAAAATAGAGGATGCCCAGATGCTGATAGAGGCTCAAACAATAGGAAGAATTACCTTAATATTGAGAAACCCCAGCGATAAACTTCCAATGCCTCCTTTAGAAGAATTCCATGCATCAAAGATTCTCGGTACTAAAAAATATGTAAGAAGCCCTGCGGCAATGTGGGAAGAAATAAGGGCAGGGAGAACAGCGTTCGAGAGGTAA
- a CDS encoding type II secretion system F family protein, which translates to MGLLITFLAFIFIIGAGISVYLLFPSKEEAEIKEIIGEKKKVFKTDSLFVRIFTPLILALTPFISQFKFFGYKEKIRKKMLKAGIKEEDFNCDNFIAFKISISILGIIIPFLLYGARFKIIPTIIGFLGLFFLPDFWLGSKLKKRMQEIILTLPYFLDLITLTVEAGLDFVVGIDKVIEKSKPNALRDELMILRQEVQLGATLQDALKNFGNRIDLKEVRFFTNLLVQADKVGASIGKTLRMISDQTRRDRLLKAEIAGARATTNVLFPTMLLILPANMIIIIGAFAIYLLTQGIF; encoded by the coding sequence ATGGGATTATTAATAACCTTTTTAGCTTTTATCTTCATCATAGGTGCGGGAATTTCTGTTTATCTTCTCTTTCCATCAAAGGAAGAAGCTGAGATTAAAGAAATAATCGGAGAAAAGAAAAAAGTATTCAAGACTGATTCTCTTTTTGTCAGGATTTTCACACCATTAATATTAGCTCTTACCCCTTTTATTTCCCAATTTAAATTTTTTGGATACAAAGAAAAAATTCGTAAAAAAATGTTAAAAGCTGGGATAAAGGAAGAGGATTTTAACTGCGATAATTTCATAGCTTTTAAAATTTCTATCTCCATTTTAGGAATAATCATTCCCTTTCTTCTTTATGGAGCCAGGTTTAAAATAATTCCAACAATAATCGGATTTCTCGGGCTCTTTTTCCTTCCTGATTTCTGGCTTGGCTCAAAGCTGAAAAAGAGAATGCAGGAAATTATTCTCACCCTTCCATATTTTCTTGATTTGATAACCCTTACAGTCGAAGCAGGCCTTGACTTTGTCGTTGGAATCGATAAAGTAATTGAGAAATCAAAACCAAATGCCCTCAGGGATGAACTGATGATTCTGAGACAGGAGGTTCAATTAGGAGCAACTCTTCAAGATGCTCTAAAAAATTTTGGAAACAGAATTGATTTAAAAGAAGTTCGATTTTTTACCAACCTGCTGGTTCAGGCTGACAAAGTTGGAGCAAGTATAGGAAAAACATTGAGGATGATTTCAGACCAGACAAGAAGAGATAGGTTATTGAAAGCTGAAATTGCAGGAGCAAGAGCTACAACAAATGTTCTTTTCCCAACCATGCTTTTAATTCTTCCTGCAAATATGATAATAATAATTGGAGCATTTGCGATATATTTATTAACACAGGGAATATTTTAA